The region aaacaaacaacatcTTCGCCGCGTATGCAATCCGTGTTTGACGCTATCACCAAGCACACTCGCCACCTGCTGCCCAGGCTCTGCTAGAGTCCTCTTTCTGTCAAAGCTGTCAATACGCTTGGCCTGCAGAGTCTTATCTCAGGGCCCCCAAATCCCGCTTATCATATCACGAGAAGCTGCTGTGTTTCTTCATCAACAGAAGGATCCGCAAGTTCTGCCGATAGCGTCTTCTTCTGGCCAGCATTGCTGTCCACACGTTCCAGATCGTGGGGTTGCCGAGGTCGTCTGGCGCACCCGGCGCCCGGCCAGTCCTCACGCTAACGCTGGTCATGTCCCAAGAGGCAAAGGCCGGGCTGCTTGGCAAGCCAGCGAGATATCGCGTCGGAGAAACTGATATTCATAGCTGCTTTACGTAAATCTGCTGCTGATCTGTGATGCGAAAAGACAGACGATCTTCGATGCCAATTGCTGTCGGCAGCACCCTGATGGGCTGCTGGTTGCTTGGTGTGGGTGTCTGATGTACCTACCGAGCATCATATGTCGCAGCTTCAGGTGGTACGAGACGCCAGTGGATTCCCGCATGTGCCTCTTTCCGTCTGACTTGACagttgatggatggatgatggagagaGTCACCGCCTGCCTGCTGGCGTCCTGGGCGGTCTGGTTTATCGGTAACTTCCAAGAGTCCAAAAAGGTCAAGCTGCTGAAGAAAAGAGGTCCGTCCGTTGCTCCGTCGTGCGGGGACGCTGGGACCCTGAAACCTTCGAGAAGACCCATCAACATGGGACGCGGGGGCAGCCCATTGGACGAACCTAAAGCCCGTTCCTGCATGAATGGGGTCTCTGGTGCGGTGGATCGCCGCCGGCCAAACACTTGCTCTGCTGTTCATTCCAAAAAATCCATCGTGGTATCGCGCCATCGACAACTAAAGAAAGATTGGCATTTTCTGGACATCAACACACAGAAAAGCATATTCCCACAGCTGCGCTAGCCAGCAGCTCGGTGTTATTCTGGAGGAATGGATGATTAGTTCGAACACCAAATCTTGAATTGCTCAGGATTCGAGACCGCTTCTACCGTGTCATCCGTCTGTGACTCGGTGCTGTTTTGCTGAAGTCTTGTCTGGTATCCAGTGTGCCGAAACTGCACTGTGGCATCCGTCTAACCTCCGTTCGGCGTAGGTAGGAACCAGACCGTCGGTGAAGCACTAACGGTGCCAAAAGATACCCAAGGCTGGGGGGCGGAAGATTCTGTGCTTCGAAATGGCGGTGGGAGACTTCACTACCGTACCCGAGAATGGCCAATCCCACCTCGCAATAAGCACAAGCAAAGCATTTTCTGCCCTTTGATCCATCCGCAAATCCGGGGCGGGACACCGAGGCGGCATGAGCGCCATTTTGGGGTCCGTAGCCCGTTGTTATCAGAATCCCCCAACCCGCGGCCCGTCAACAACGGTCCGTACCAGATTTCCAGAGAAGAATCCAAGCCTTTTCTGCCCTGGAACCGAATCGTCTCGAAGCCCGGGACATCCGCTCGTGGCGAACCGGGCATACGAAAGCAACAACATGCGGTATTTTGTCCAGGTAGATCCTTTGACATGCGTTATATGTAGGGTGCACTTTACTTTCGTGCCTGATGTTATGCTCGCCGAGCTCTTGTTTCGAGACGCATGTACGTGCCAAGGACACATGGCAGATCTGAGGAACAAAACGAATGAAGTTTGGCGTCGTAGTCCCGTTAGAGCAACCTCGCTGCTAAGCTCCATAGTGCATTGCTGGCCGACGCCACTAGCAGATCCCTCGACGTTACGAAGAAGACGGTGAAGGTCAATCTCTGGTTGGGGCCCGCCCGGATCTGGTTCCGTTCTTTGAATCCATAGCATTACACACACCGACTGGGTAACATTTTCCATGGGCCTATTCCAGACGCAATCGCCAGACAGCAGCTCTCGATACACGATATTGCAACATTCTGGTTGCTGTTTGGGGAAGCAGAACCCGGGCGGAGGAATTTCCAGAGCTTCGGTGCTGTGTATCAGCTCGTCCCAGCTCCATGGTGGCGAAGAGATAGTGCTGTGCCAAGGAAGACCAGATAGCTCACAGCTCCGATTCGGCCCTGTCACGGTTTCAAAAGCAGGACCAGGATGGGGAAAAGCCCTCAGGAACCGTCCCGGATCAGGATGCCGTTTGTGTCCGAGGCCTGCAGGTCCACCAACGCTTAACAGTTCCaagtggggagggaggggttcgTTGCTGTTCTGGCGGTATCACAAGGGACCCTTGGAGCTCATGATTGGGAAATGGTCCAAACTGTTCACGGTATGGTACgatggatgatgggtggatgggtgaTGCTTCCAGATGGAACGGCCATCTTTTCGTGAAAAGGCCACCGCAACGAAGAAAGCAACGCAGACTTGACGGCGGCAGCAGTCTGTTGCTGCACCCAAGACAGAAGGATGCGACGGAGGCTGATAGAGATTTTCCTCAGACACAATTCGTTTGGCTGAAATGATGAAAAAGCATTCGTACCTGCATGTTGCAGCTCGTGGCTGCAGTAGCTTTGTCGTGCTCTGCAAGGCACAGCTGCCGGAAAAAGGCCAAAGTACCTCTGGGCTGCCTGGTACATGCGGTTAGTTTTGCCACTGGGACTGGGGGAACAGCGGTGCTGCCGTGAtagcttctcgtccttctccCATCGTCTGATGTGTCTGATGGATAGTGGGGTGCAAGTGGAAACGGTAGAAGGCATCATCGCCTCGTCTGTATTGAATCCACCGTGACGGAGCGGGTTTGGAGACATCATGTACGTAGGTACCGGTACCTGGGTGTGATGAACAGACAGGATTGAGTCGAATACGGAAATGCTTGTCGTACAACACGCAGCTTTCGTGTTATACTGGACGCGCGGTCGTGTTGTTCTCATTGTCTGAAGCTGAGGGTAAGCTctgccgatgatgatgatgatgctgatgatgctcgGAGAGATAGGCCTGATTTGATAGTCCAGGCATTAGTCGTTTCCAGAAGGCAGAAATGATAAATGATATGTCGGAAACAAGTTGATTGCAACTGCAACGCTGGATAGTGCTGTCTCGACGTTTCGGGAACACGACGATGTGACTGCAAAGCTGTATGAAACAGCTCTCCCCGCTCAGCATTTGCCTCGACCTATGGGGGAGGACATGTTGTTTTCTCAACCGCTGGACGCGTTGTTGTGGATGGTGGCGGACCGGAAGAGAATAGCCAGAAAGATGGCCATGATCGTCCAAAGAAGCAATGAGACAAAAGCTGGATGCCCGCGAATCCATCAATTCACACCGTGAGGACCAGCTGGTGATGATTGCCCTAGGGTTGATGCAGGCTGCCGAAGCTGGGCACCACGTGAACAGGATTGTATGTATCTGGACAGCCAGACAGTGTCAAAAATAGCGACAGATTCATGCAACGCCCTCTCAAAACCAAGCGAGAAAAGCAAAGGACACGCAGCGTAGCATGCCACCTGACCGCTCCGATCTGTCCAATCCATGACAGGTAACACGCACAAATTATGTATCAGTTCTCAGCCCAGCAACTCCAGCTGCTGTCTATAcgaagttgaggaggagcaaaaaaaaattgaGAGGTGATACCTACCAATGGTAGAATCTGATGGGAGAGAGAGTACGGAGAATGGGAAGTGATAAGTGGTGTAGAGGACGAAAAAGGCATCATAGGCAGGGTTGTAAAGTGGTTGCATGGCGGGGCAGTCAAATGCGTGTCTGCTATTGGCTCTTGGGCCCACCTCTCTTCCGAGTGGCCTCTCGCACTCTCACTGTCCTCCTTTCCCACCTCATCACTTTTTACCCCGCGGTTGAGAACCTGAAGGCGACTCTTTCTCACGATCGACGGCCGACTCGCAGCCTCTCGGGTGTTTCATGTTTCTCCTGCACAGCGACTGAGCTATCAGGCTCACCATTCCCCTCACTCGGTCGGTGGTCCCCGCGGGATTTAAGACCTGCAGCATCACCTTGGTACCGCACGACACGGACACCCGGCGCAGGTCAACGCGATCGGGACAGTCTTCGATTCGCCGcctggagaggatgaggatgctaTGGCCGCCTTCGAACTGCATGATTTCGAGTGTAGTCCATCCGCAGTTTGTCCGTTGTTGGTCTTCCCACGCCGCAGACTATGATGGATAATTCGAGAGAGGGACACCGAattgtcatcatcaaccacccaccccgcTTCTATTTTTTAAAAGTGAGCAGAAGGGAGAGCAATATCGCCCTGGTGACGCTGGATGATGTGGGAATCTAAACGGGGATGCATCGACAGATAAATAAACACCAACATACGTCCAACATCTGGTTTTCCTGGTTGGCAGAGTTTTACAAAAATGGAAACGCATGAATTCAACCGGCGGCCTGTCCCGGACTGTCAGCTTTAATGCTCCTCGATCGTCAGCTGACGGAGCAAGAAGGTTAGGTGATGGGCAGTCTTGCCGTCATTCGCTTTCATCCGCCTGCCATGGCGGTTATTCGAGTGTCCTGTTGCGTATCGTCGTCGAGGGCATTCACATCGTCACGTCGTCACCTGGACTCTGGATCTGATCTGAAGAGTTGTTGCCAACCAGCGGCGGCGCGACGCCGTTTCCCTGGTGGTCACCCTCCAAGTTCAGGTTGCCTCTGGGGGTGTTCGTGCCTTGCAGTCACCCACCTGCGGTCCCTACTGGTCGGGGAGCAGAGGGACGAGATGTGACCTGACACAATGCAGCGAATAGCTGTGCCTGGATTGCCGTCGGACACCGCGCTTGACCACCGCGCCTCGGCCAGAGACTTTTTTGTGCACAGTTTCTGTGGGCGACATTGTTGGCCCTTCAGCCTATCACGACTGCAGAGACGGTCTCACGGACGGCTTCGACAATGTACATGCATGTGCTCGTCCCCCTCGTTGGTCAAAAGCGTTTGTCTCTCTGCCTCGAACCCGCGAGCGAGGAATAACTTACCCAATGGTGTGTACGACGCCCAAGCGTCGCTCTAAATCCCGAATGCCATTTCTTCTGTTGCTCAGTTTCCCCACCCATCATTACATGAAGGCCTCGCTTTCGGCCAGCTAGCGGATGCCACTGACAGAAAAGAGACACCGTCCTCCGTCCGGCCCTCAGTCTCTGCGGGACCCGGCTGGCCTCGGCAGCTTGGGGGAATGACAACTGATGACAAGCCTGGAGCTGGCTTACTTGACAGCTCAACTCCACCGTAGCGGCGAACAGTGCGTTGGGCCATCTATCTCTAGTAGAGAAAACAGCACAGCTCATCAGCTACCTTGTTACAGACCTATCAGCGGAGCTACACTAGCAGAGGCCGCTTTTCCCCCTCACGTCTTTCTCTCTGTGGTGCTGCTCAGTGCTGCTGCATGCTGCATACGCAGGCACCGCAGCTTGGTGCCTCTACTAGCAGAGGGGATGATTGGTcaggggagaggagggtggccgCCAGAAGGTACCATTCTCGCAGCGGTACATCCGTCGTGCTGGCAGACTAATCCACATTTAGCACATTTATGACTGCGCCTGGTGAGTGGGGGGGAATGGCGCCCACAAGTCCATTCGTCGAAGCCAGCCACCCACCATCTGATGTTGCCATCCACCCACATGCCCAGAACACCATTAACAGACAGGGGCCCTTGTCACTTGGTCCCTCCCGGCCCTTGTCAATCCAAGACCCAAGCGAACCCGCGCATGGTGGACATGGTGGGCTGGTGCGGATTGGAGCGACCAGGATTAGGTGCCAGTCGAGGATTAGGTGCTCAGTCGAGAGAGGGTCGAGAGAGCCCACACAGTCTATCGCCTGCCTGTCTGGCACCTCGCTGGCCGTTGATCGCTTTAGAGTGGGTTAGGCCCATCCGTACATATCCTCCATGGGCTTCCCACCCTGACGCTCTCTTCTCTCCACAATCGGCAAATCGGTCGACCTGGACGCGTGATTgcctcgctctctctctttcttgtTCATTTACATATTggttcttgtttcttttagGACTCGACACTTTTGGAACATCTTGTTCCTTATTACCCTCTTTCAGCCCCCTCAAGCACATACACCAACTCGTCCTCTCTCGtctacctcctccatccacctcaacctcctccatcctcaccaacctcgccctcagCTGTGGACGATAAGACGAGTTCATgtacaacagcaacaaatATCGAGACCTTTGAACCCGGCTGGTTgttgatcatcatcatcacaactGCCAGACATTCATTACCAAAAGAACCAACCATTACCATCTTTAGGCCACAGCCCAACAGCAAGCAATACTCGCTCCATCCAACAGCAACCTGTACAATAAGCCCGATATATACTTAATACCTAAACCACAGCAACCGAACAAcgaagaacaacaacaacaagtcCAGGTGTCTTGACTGGTGGGTAACCGCAATGATCTCTAGAGTGGAACCTGGACGCTGATGGACTGGAATAGCAaccgcaacaacagcaacagtaACTGCCATAATTCGCCCGATATGTCTACGGCACCATCCTACTTCTTCTACCGGCCTGGTCCCAGTGTCGAGAGCAGACCAAACCACTTTGTCCAGCAGCCTTTCCACCCAGctttccaacaacagcagatgatgatgaaccTTCCCGTGGTGGCTCCTCTTCCCTCGACGCCTGTCTACTCGCGGCCAACATCATCCTGCTCGTCGCAGCAAGGGCCGCTGCTCTCACACACATTTAacggcaccaccatctcaccTGCCGTGCTCACACCGGCGGCTTCCCCACAGCCCATCAACTACAAGTCACTGCTTGCGCTCGACACGGGACTCAACGAGTTTGATGGACTCCGGTCCCCGTCGACTCCTGCGCTCTCGTGCTCCGGCAGCACTGTCAGCAGCCCCGGCAGCACCTATGAGATGCTCGCCACACCGCTCAACCCCATGCTCTCTGGCCTTGACGGGTTTGAGACCAAGGGcaagagggaagaggaggggctCGAATGCTTCCCTGACCTGGAGCCATGGTCCTCCAGCTGCTCCTCACCTCAGCTTGTGCCTGGTTAGTGATTTTTTatgattttttttgggaTTTTATTTGTGAATGTAGATGCAGTGAGTCAGGGTGGATGGAGTGAATTGAATGAACGGGCGGGCCAAGTGGCCCCTGCTTTTGAGATTTTGGGCGGTTGCGCGGTTGAGCTTAGCGGGGTTCTCAGCTGGGctgcttttttttctgggtGCTGGAGCTGACCAAAACTCTGCCTGTCCACAGTGTACCTATCATCCCGCGCACAGGCTCCCCAGACTGCCACTGCCACGCTCAACAGACAAGCCAGCAACGACCTCCTTTCTCCTGCATCGTGCCCGTCACTttctccatcaccctccccttacGCGCCCTCAGTGTCTTCCGACGACAGCTTCTGCGATCCGCGCAATCTGACTGTCGGCTCTGTCAATTCCACTCTTGCTCCAGAATTTGCGGCTCTCCCCGCTTTTTGCctgggtgaggaagaggatcaAAAATTCGTGCTCAGGGGCGATTCGTTTGCCAGCTCCCACAACGCggccaccatcttcaccagcCAGGACCTGCACCGCACCCTTCCCTCCAGCTTCACCACTGGTGACCTGTCAGACTTTGACTCTGACGACGAGTTCCAAGGCCTTGCCATCTTGAGCGAGCCCCTCGTGTCCCAGGCCAGCAGCCGGTCGCGTTCCTGCAGCGAGACCAGCTTCAAGTGCGAGGAAGACTTTGAGGACAGCGACTGCTTTGCTGCCAGCTACCTGCCCAGCCCACCAAGCTCGTGCGAGGACGCCGACGAGCATCAACCCAAGAGGCAAAAGAAGTCTGCCGACAGCTGCTGCAGCAAGCCCGCCATGAACGTCGCTGCTGAGGCCGACGCCCAATCAGGGGCTGCTCAGGATCAGTCCCAGACCCCGGCCAACCaggacaacaccaccagcgaggcccaaaacaacaactcGGGTGCCAACTCCGCTTCTCCCGATACCGCTGACACCCCCTCCGGCACCCCCGCTGCTCCCACCAACCGCCGTGGTCGCAAGCAGTCCTTGACCGAGGATCCCTCCAAGACCTTCGTCTGCGAGCAGTGCAACCGCCGGTTCCGCCGCCAGGAACACCTCAAGCGTCACTACCGTTCTCTCCACACCGAGGACAAGCCCTTCGAATGCCACGAGTGCGGCAAGAAGTTCTCTCGCTCTGACAACCTTTCCCAGCATGCCCGCACCCACGGAGCCGGCGCCATCTCTCTCGACCTTCTCGATGGCTCCGACatggctgccgccgccgccgccggtcaCCTAGGTCAAGGGTATCCACACCCTCACGGCATTTCTCTTGCTCCCGACTACCACACGCTCGGCCATGTGTTGTTCCAAATTAGTGCCGAGATCCCAGGCAGCGAGTCGTCGTCGGATGAGAGCACCGAGTCCAGCAGGAAGAAGCGCAAGAGGTCAGAGTAATGGAACGCAAAACTTGCTCGATCAGCCTTTTATCTATTCAATTCTCTGCACACTCTTCCCAATGTCGGTGGTTCTCGCATTAGAACGTACCGTCGCCATTGATGCCCGGATATGACTGCCACGACGCGTTGTTTCATCGGGCCTGGGTCAACACATCAACATTTACATATATACACTGGGGGGTTTGCTCTTTTTCATCAAGGCAAAGCGAGGCGGTGGGACACCATTTGGGATTTTGTTTTTATGGCGCAGACGTTTTTACGCCTTTTGGCAGGAACTCAGCAGGCAAAAACGAtgggttggtgtttttttgttttttttatatcttttttagTCTTCATGTGTGTGACATTTGTTTTTTTAGTATCAATGTCCACAAACACTTCatgtaccaccaccaactcctgTCACCCAAACCAGCATCACCGCGTCCCATGGCTTCTTCTGTGAAGTCATGAGAGCAGGACGGCAATCACGATCAAAACAAAAGCGCGCTTTTTTATTGGGGATGGAGGGAAACGCGACCAAAAGCCCGAGGAGCCAAAAAGATGACAGTGAAGAAGGGTGAAGAAGTATGACGATCTGATTGTACGaactggagaagaagaagagaacaTACACACGATTTGCATTGGGAAAGGAGGATCCGATTTTCACCACAACCTCATTTGACGTGGTCGATATCATCAAAGCATACTtcttgtctctctctctctctctctctctcttcggGAGAGAGATAGGTTCAACCAGGATGGTTTCGggataataattttattacaTTTTTTGATCACTTTTTTTCCGTTTTTCTGTCTTGCGGGAAGGAAAACCAAATGTTTTGTGCTTTTGGCGGATATCCCACTTGTCTCTGTTCTTTTACTTCTTTGACAtgcatgtgtgtgtgtttgatGATTTTGATATGAAGGTTGTGTTTTTGGCTGTATTATTGTTTCGTTTGTGTTTTTATGTCTTTGACTTCTTGACTTTCGTTTTTGCTCTTTCTGTCTTTTGTGCGCTACGCTAAAAGGAAAACTGGCTTTTTGTCGTTTTTGTCTTGCTATTATCTTGCCGGTCATGATCTTCAAGCCAAGGAaagcttttttttccttttatgGGATGGGCACAGACAGACAATTTGGAGCACCGTCATATCTTTTGAGCTAGCCTTTGgtggatttttttttttttttaacatgatggatggatggaatgAGATTATTATCCGACTGGGAACCATGTACAATATTTTGCCTTTTTTGCTAGGACGCCAGTAGATCAGCAGCGATGAAACTTGAacacgagagagagagagaggatgcCTGTTTCACTACAGCAGAGAAAAAATCATGTGAATGAAGTGTGTGAATCAGGATGGTTAAGCGCCGGAGCCGGCGAGAAATAGAGAGAGAACTAGATTGATCGATCGACGTGTTCTGGGCTGCAGAAAAGAACCTGAGACATTggatctttctttctttctttgcttctttttggtgttgtacacccaccacacaccacactGGAAAATGAAGATCGCGGTAGCGGGTTATTTCCCCCGGTGACGGACTCTGTTAGTTCCCACGTTCTCCATTCTTGTGGTGAGCTTCTCTCAGGTTTGCTTTTTTCCAGTTGGAATTATTGGCGGTGTCCTCCGAATGGATCGCAGCGGTGAAGGGAAAACTGAACATGGTGTTGGGAATGAGTGGGCACTCACAGTGGGAGCTGGAGATAACTACCGCCGTTGCCGAAAACGAGAAGGGCCAAAAAAAATGGGAACGGAACGTGCCATTGCccagggtggtggtggatctGGGTCATCTTCTGGAATTTCTTTGCCGGGGGATGATGTCGGCATCTGA is a window of Podospora pseudopauciseta strain CBS 411.78 chromosome 1, whole genome shotgun sequence DNA encoding:
- a CDS encoding hypothetical protein (COG:S; EggNog:ENOG503P091), whose product is MSTAPSYFFYRPGPSVESRPNHFVQQPFHPAFQQQQMMMNLPVVAPLPSTPVYSRPTSSCSSQQGPLLSHTFNGTTISPAVLTPAASPQPINYKSLLALDTGLNEFDGLRSPSTPALSCSGSTVSSPGSTYEMLATPLNPMLSGLDGFETKGKREEEGLECFPDLEPWSSSCSSPQLVPVYLSSRAQAPQTATATLNRQASNDLLSPASCPSLSPSPSPYAPSVSSDDSFCDPRNLTVGSVNSTLAPEFAALPAFCLGEEEDQKFVLRGDSFASSHNAATIFTSQDLHRTLPSSFTTGDLSDFDSDDEFQGLAILSEPLVSQASSRSRSCSETSFKCEEDFEDSDCFAASYLPSPPSSCEDADEHQPKRQKKSADSCCSKPAMNVAAEADAQSGAAQDQSQTPANQDNTTSEAQNNNSGANSASPDTADTPSGTPAAPTNRRGRKQSLTEDPSKTFVCEQCNRRFRRQEHLKRHYRSLHTEDKPFECHECGKKFSRSDNLSQHARTHGAGAISLDLLDGSDMAAAAAAGHLGQGYPHPHGISLAPDYHTLGHVLFQISAEIPGSESSSDESTESSRKKRKRSE